The DNA window AGCAATTTTCCAAAGAGACTATTAATACTTCTTCAGGGAAAAAACCATTCGAGCCATTCATGTCAAAAGATCATGACACATTTCGTCAGTTGAAAAACACAATACCATATGAGAGCAATTTGTTCCATCAAGAACAGGGATTTGATGAAGCTATGATGATGAATCATTTTGTTGTTCCAGAGCCATATGATTTTCAGATGCCTAAAGAATCTCAAAAGTTTAAGGAGACTAGGTTGTCAGGTCAACTACAGGGAACAAACGTGGATTTGCTGAAAAACTTTGATCTGCATGATATCAGCAGTTCTGATATTCTTTTTGCGGACCAAAAAGGTGAAGTCATTGACCTGACCGCAAGTCCTGCCCCAGGCAAAGAGTTTTCCTCTGTTGCCAACTCCTCATCGTTTTTTATGCCTGAAATGGAAAAGGATGGCATGAGAAAGTCCAGAACTGCTAGAAGATTATCCTTTGACAAAGACAATCAGCCTAAATTTCCAACTAGTGCAGAAATGTGCTCAGGTTCAAATATTTGGAATTTTGTAAAAGACCAGAAGAAGAATTTACATGTTGGAGCCAGCAATTCCTCAGATATAGATCTTGAAAATAATGCTACACCTTTAGACAAACGTAGCAAGCTATTAAAGGATCGTCTCAAACACAGGTCTGCTGAAAAATCCCAAGGGTTACAATGCCAAGGGAGGAACTCGTCACTTCATGGAGACACTCCACTCTCACATGCGCTCCATTTGGCCAGTCCGCAACAAAAGTCTCCATGGACAATGGAGTTTCTtaacaaaataaaggaaaagagTAGATTTCGTCATCAGTCCCTTCCTTGTGAGACTGCTCCTTGTTTTGGGTGTTCGGGGGATGTATCAAAGGTTACCAAGCGAAGAAGCCCCTCAATTCTTGAATTTTTCAAGTACCAAGGAGGCAACACTATGAGGAAGATACCGGAACAAAAGAAACATAAGAGATCTACACAGTCAAGTTCATCAAAAGATGAAAAACCTTCTGCCTCTATTCTTCCAACATGGACACCTCTAGATAAAAGAGCACGGCAGGTTGTCTAGATTTCTAATCATGGTTTTGTTTTAGTGCTCAATTAACTGAAAACACTATAATTTCATTGGTGTTCTAACATGACTTTGTATGCTAAATGCAGACACTATCTTTTGCAAATGACGGTAAAGGCCAAACTAAGCTCGTCTGGAATGATGAAATCCACAATCCGAGGAAAAAGTTTCTCCATCAAATATGAAATGTCAATAAACTTTGCTAGAAGCTCATGGATCTGCCATTATTTGGCTTAAAGTGGAGGTTGGTCTGTAACAGATCACATGTATCTTGAGCTTTTACTAGTAGTAAGCTTCAGAGTGTGCTTTTATCCTGTAATTCTTGCCCTGCTTCCAGTTtaatatatggcataaaaatgTTGGCAAAATTTTGGAACCCTGTGGCTTCTAATTACCAAAAGCGCATTAATGTCTTGCACTatgctatattatatatataaacccaTATGCAAAAAATactcatataataataataataataataattaacttaATACAACATCTGTGACCAAAACAATTGACTGAATCTTGTATCTGTTGCTTGAGTGTCTTAGAATAAATGGTTATCACTTATAATTGTATGTCTAAAATGAACTACAAAGACGGGAAAAATACTCATACATATATTTCTTTTCTTGTCACCTGGACCTGAGATTCAGTGTAATATAGCCACACACCTTGATCATACTTTGCTTTAGTACAACCTGTTTCCCGCCTCAAAAATCAACACTGAGAAAATTATAATACACTAATTCTTTTTGCCATTCTTGAGGTTTCGCACGGTCATCACAAGCTGCTGCCTCTCACCTTCTACCTCTGCAAATCGTAGACTTAACTCTGAGTATCTTCCTTCCATTTCTTTTAGTTCATTCTCCATGGATTTACTCTTATCCTTGAGTGATGCAACTTCAGTTAGTAATTCTGAAATGTTATGTTCACTGGCACGGGAAGAACTAGTTTTTGACTCTTTCTCAGCTTCCTGCCTTGCCAAAGCAAGTTTTGCCTCCAAGTTTTCCTTTTCTTTATTCAATTTCTTTACCAGCATCTCTTTTTCAAAAACTGATTTCTTCATTCGCTCGGTTTCATTTTTCAATCTTactctttcttctttttcttctgcaAGATTGGCTTTCTCCTTATTGAGCCTTTCTATTTCTGCTCTGAGCTTCTGAATTTCTCTCAAGAAAGCTTCATGCTTTTCTTCCTTGAGATTTTGAGCACATTCAAGTTGCTGGGACTTATTGTTTAGCTCCAACGACATCTTCCCTATCTGCTTTTCTTTCAGATCAATTTCATTAACAAGTTCTTCCACTCTCACTTTGTCCTGGTCTCTAATCATCACAAGTTCTTCTGCGACTTTCTGAAGCTTTTCTTCTAGAATTATGTTGTTCTGGCGTAGTTCATTAGCTTCTGTCTGTGCTTTGGCAGCTTGACTTCTGAATTCCTCCTGAAGATGCTCAGCTTTATTAGAACCTTTCAACCTTATATTCCTTAAGGCCTCCTCTGCTTGGTTGGCTTTCTGTTCTTGCTCAACTTTAGCACGTTTAATCGAATCCAGCTCATTTTCAAATCTATTGGCTTGTTTCTCCAGTTCCTTCTCCAAAGCTTTAACCTGCATTTCAAGTTCATTGAGGGAGACCAAAGCATCTGCAAATTCTCGAGCTTGTTTCTTAATTGTTTCTTCTAATCTCTCTACCTGAGATTCATGCTCTTCAGTAGTTGCTATATAATATGCgcattcattttctaattttgtCTGTTCTTCTTGGCTTCGCTTTAACTTCAAAGACATGTCATAGTTATCCTGTTTCAAAAGGTCATTGTTCAACATGAGCTGGTTTATACGCCTGTTCTGTTTTTCCCTTTCCTCCTTGTAAATGTCTATTTCATCACATAGATCTCCAATTTTAGCCTCTAATAGGTCCACTTCTGCATCATTGTGTTTCTTAGCAATCGATTCCGATGATTGTTGGTCAACCTGTGTGGAGGCATTTTTAGCAGCTTCTATTTTGCTTGAAAGATCCAATATTTCCCTACTTTTTTGATCCAGTGTATCTTCAAGATCCCTCACAACCAGTATCAATTCAGAGTTTGAGTCTTGGGTCTTCTGCAGTTGCAACTGAAGATCATTACTTAATTCCTTTTCATGATTAAGCTCCTCTCTAATTGCTTCTAACTGAACTTTCGAATCCTTAATCGCAGCCTGTAATCTTTTTGGAGCCTCCGCCTCATCAGTACTTTGCAATGACTTGAAATGTTCACACTCTGATTTGAGTGCATCTCTCTCCTCTCTGAGAATAACAATGTGTCTTGATAAATTCTGACCTTGTTTGATCTCCTTCTCAACATGTCTCCGAAGAGACTGTATTTCAAGTTCTGAAAGTTCCGCTTGTCTCATCAACATGGTATTTTCATTTTTGAGTTTTTCAGTGGAATCATCTGAAGCTTCTTTCAACCGCACACTTGGTTGGTTGTCTTCCAAACTGCTCGGTGATTCAAGTAAGCTGTCATCTGAAGCTGAATCTGCTGACCAGTTCATGTTAGATCTATTCAGACTTCTCTTATTTGTCTCAGAACCATTAACCCTTCCATTCTGTGGGGCAGAATTTGTTACGAAGGGTGAGAGAAAGCTCGCAGCATCCCGCTCTGCGGGAGTCATGTTGTTGTAGTTTTCATCCTGAAAAACCATAACCAAGAACACATTCACTTAAGGTTCATCATAAAAGAGCTGTTTTTTTCTTAGAGATTTTGAGTTTCTGATATCAAAGTACTGTTTGGGGAAAGAAATACAAAAGCTTTAATATATCTTACTTCAGTATAATTTAGATTGTTTCCATCTGTATCCCAGTTGCTCCCATGACTCTCCACACTTCCATTCTTTACAAGTTGAGGGGCTCCATTTTCATCTCTGAGATTAAAAACTACATTTTCAGTAACTAGCAGCAGAAAAAAGGGGaagaaaattcaataaaaagaGTAGTGATGCACAAATAGTAACTGATTGTTACTGATCTTTAATTACCTTTCATCATCTCCAAGCATCCTTTGAATCAGAACCTGATAATTTTAGTTGAATGTGAGGAATAATGAAACATGTTTTACAATTAAATgacatttaaataaaagaacattggaagaaatTGGTTAGTGAGAACAATACTAAAATAGCTAAATCATGTGAGCATGTACAGGACAGAAAGAGTACTAACATGTAAAATTGCACCAGAATTTGCAAATTTGAGAGGCATTGAGACAGTCAATGGTTCAGTCTCAGTTGCAAAATCAGAGAAATCAATGGAAGCTTCTCCTAGATAACCAGATTTTGATGTTCCCTACAAAAACCCATCAGAATTAGAtgcctcaaaagaaaagaaaaagctcacacaagaaaaagaaaaagaaaagattttGAAAGAGAGAAAGGCATGGTTGGAAGGTTTCGTACAGTTGAAACAATAAAATGGTAAAGTTTCTCAATGATTTTTCCTGTTTTGCTATCCATTGTAAGTTTGACTGGTTCAAACACAGGATTTTCCCATGTACAAGTTCCATCCTTAACTGCAACTTTTTCTAATTTCACCGATGGTTTTCCAGCATCCTCCGGCACCAAAGTTATCATCACTGAAGATTTTTTCAATTTGGGCACCTgcaaaagtcagaagaaaaaaCCAGATATGAATAATACCATAACCCAACGGCATTTCCAACCAAAATTTTGTCAAGAACTCgagaaaaaatcataaaaatttaaacttGCATAGCAATTCAAAATtagaaaggaagaaaaaaaaaaacccccaCTTTTTCATTTTTGCAGAATATAATTTACCTGAGAAACATGAAACTGTAATTTGAATATGGCTTTGATCTTGTTTTTCTTGCTCCATGACTTAAACATGGTTTCCTTCTATCTATCTTGAAATTGCTTGATATCCCAGAAAATCTTTATTCCCAAAACTCAATCACTGCTCTGGTACTTGGGCCAACAATGCTGCATCTTAGGACACTTTTCATATACAAATTGTTGAGTAGTTACATAAGAACCAAACTAGAcgtacctctctctctctctctctctctctctaacctcGTTGAAGAAAAGAATATTTATGAAAGCAGCACAAAGTAAAGaactataatttatattttatttatttttccctTGAAGCTGAAATATAGTAGATACTCAAAGAAAATTTGGAGCTTGTAGTTGCAAGTAGAGAGAAACTTTTGAAAGATATggtgtagaaaaaaaaataaaaaatatataataaaaataaaaaaagacaaCTACGGAAGTTCAGCTTTAGTAGTTTAATCAAACCAGACGTGTATTAATGTCAACAAGTATCAGTGAGTAAGATTActgttttttaataaaaggaaaattaaaaaaagacattaactctttactttttttttcctttcatcAAGGCACTAGAGACGGAATATTAAATTCCATAAACAACCCTGGACTTTCAATGATAGATCTACCATATCGATCATCATCACATTTTATAAAGATTAACTTCAGTTTTTTTATTCAAGAGGGCTAGAGCATTTAATGATGTCTGGTTCAGATTTAAGATGGGCCTtcttttattactattattattattattatgggaACTTTTGTTTAGTTGGATGATCACAAtcataataatgaaaatatgatTTGAgtggaaaaataaataaataaatgaaaccCCGATTTGATTGGGCAAAAAATGAAGACTTAAGTCACTTAAACAAAGGGTTTGAGTCACaattatataaagaaaataagagaaatgctaaaagtaaCGATTGTGCCTAATAAACACTCACGTTAGATAATGTATAAgtgtctttttattattttagattagagaaaaagaaaaaatgaaccAAAAAAGTACTACATCAATTGCTCTtactataaataaaaaatgcaatAGTGCTTCTCTATTTCTACGCGTAGAGAATTCTTTAAAGCCATTTCTAACAGGCTTTTATAACACTAAATATAATGTGATTTTACAATATAAATATTCCAATAGAATACTTAATTAaagctataaatatatttatttaccttATTTCACTAAATTTAGTGGGCATGGTagattatactattttttttttaattttttaataattaaataatacttaaaaaaactattagatttaataaatatttagtattaaaatattcttattatattaataaaataatagaataataaagaatataagatttaatataatttttagtattataattggaattgaaaaaaaaaaaaattagtattaaaatagtaattttttttgtgttaattttacCATTGCAGAGGccctaaatatattttaatgttatatataatattttactcttttaaaataatttaacaatatataaataatattttgtttatattttaataatataataatatatattgaaaagtatattatttaaataatatgtagaTAGAAAATAGGAAAACTGATGTATGATTTAATGTAAAAGTTTGAGTAAAATAGAAAAAGTTAGATTTTGGTGTTGTATTTAAATAATAGAGTCGCTATTAGGTGATATTTGGTTCACCGTAATGGTAATCATAATAGTAATGAATAAGTCCATTACATTGTTTGTTTTTTCCTCTTAACTTTTGTAATCCATTACAATGTAATGGTTATTACATTGAGTATTGTAATAATGATTACATACCAAAACCAATGTAATCACCATTACAATTATACTCtattacaaagaaaaaaaaataatactttaataaaaatatagtaaaAATGTCAAAAGTGTatattaccttttttttttttgaatattttataattttaaaataaaagtaatagaGTTATTTTGGTCcatataaattttattccattacaTTCTCatactaaataaaatataataattttgattaCAATGTGTATTCCAACTACAAACCAAACATTGCAAACAATTCCTATTACTATTCTTATTCCATTACATTACACCAAACCAAACACCACctaaatataataacttttatagAATATCGTTAATTAATCGCAAAACGCTACCTCTAGGTGGTGCCTTATAGCAATGCccaaagaataaataaaatttatcctCCAAACTATGATCCTTTAGAGTTTTGTTCTCTTCTTTAAAAACTTTTCCATTGTAAAAATTCTCTTTAAACTAAATATTTCCCTACAGTTACATTTTGCTTATTTCtttagataattattaatatagtactaacttgatattaaaaattctaataaaaaactttttttttttttgaaagtgaGGTGCAAAGCACCAATTCATTAAAACCAACGGAAAAATAAAGACATTGTCACAGGACATAACAAATACACCAGAAACAAGTTCTAAACAGAACAACTTCTAAAGAAAGTAAACGAAAAAActactggaaaaaaaaaaaaacaaagcgtAGCGCGCTACAAAAAAGCGCCAAAGGAAAACAGTCTAATTGATGAAGTATAAGAATATGTATATGCATTCTAagaattaatatttgtaaatttaacgttaataaattaaattttgagtaatttaaaattgttaaataaatatttacattGCAACTATACAAGTAAGTCACATAagtaaattgtttaaaaaaaataagcaaaatgTAATTATAAAAGGATATTTGTaacagaaaaaatatatatatataaaccttTACGAGTTATAGTATATAGATTTATTATTAGATAGAAAATATGGGACCTATTTCTTCAAATAATAGGGACCAAACTACTTTATCATCTaaacaatatataatttttggCCTAAGATACACTACACAGCCTGATAATAATGTAACATTCCAGCATTGCAAAATGCATAAAGAAATTAGTTAAATCCATTGTCTAtgcatatatttatatgtttgggTGCCTGATTCGTTGTCACACACCAACGCAATTTGCCTTTTAAAATAATTGAGGAGACACATGGGAGCATGTTCTTTGTTTTTTGTAGTGACCATTATAAATTTCTAAACCTTGTTGGACATAGAAAAGTTGTGGGGCTTTTTCTGGGACCAAATACACATATTGATTGGTTTGAGAAAAGcaaaatagaaaaaagaaaaaaagctaGACATGATCATAAagtttgtttaatttataaatttttcataaataatgaGGATACGCCATCTGATTGATAGATATATTCAAATTTtatctatatgtttaatttggtCAGATGACatgtagaaaataaaattgttaaattaACTAAACAAAACATCAGTGATTATTTCTGTTCTAAATTTAAGGAGGTCTTCACTCACTTTGTCAAACCCTCCTCCAGAGTCCAAAGGATGAGGATTTATTTGATCTGATAAGTTTAAGTGTCATATTAGGGGAGAATGAAGCTTTAATTGGTGTTTCTAAATGAAGGATATAGTGGTAATTGTATGGTCTATGATGTAGCTCGAGGGTGTGATGGTATGCTAGGGAGCTTTTTCCAAGGTTCATCGTGGGATATTGTGAGTAGAGAT is part of the Cannabis sativa cultivar Pink pepper isolate KNU-18-1 chromosome 5, ASM2916894v1, whole genome shotgun sequence genome and encodes:
- the LOC115716683 gene encoding uncharacterized protein LOC115716683; amino-acid sequence: MFKSWSKKNKIKAIFKLQFHVSQVPKLKKSSVMITLVPEDAGKPSVKLEKVAVKDGTCTWENPVFEPVKLTMDSKTGKIIEKLYHFIVSTGTSKSGYLGEASIDFSDFATETEPLTVSMPLKFANSGAILHVLIQRMLGDDERDENGAPQLVKNGSVESHGSNWDTDGNNLNYTEDENYNNMTPAERDAASFLSPFVTNSAPQNGRVNGSETNKRSLNRSNMNWSADSASDDSLLESPSSLEDNQPSVRLKEASDDSTEKLKNENTMLMRQAELSELEIQSLRRHVEKEIKQGQNLSRHIVILREERDALKSECEHFKSLQSTDEAEAPKRLQAAIKDSKVQLEAIREELNHEKELSNDLQLQLQKTQDSNSELILVVRDLEDTLDQKSREILDLSSKIEAAKNASTQVDQQSSESIAKKHNDAEVDLLEAKIGDLCDEIDIYKEEREKQNRRINQLMLNNDLLKQDNYDMSLKLKRSQEEQTKLENECAYYIATTEEHESQVERLEETIKKQAREFADALVSLNELEMQVKALEKELEKQANRFENELDSIKRAKVEQEQKANQAEEALRNIRLKGSNKAEHLQEEFRSQAAKAQTEANELRQNNIILEEKLQKVAEELVMIRDQDKVRVEELVNEIDLKEKQIGKMSLELNNKSQQLECAQNLKEEKHEAFLREIQKLRAEIERLNKEKANLAEEKEERVRLKNETERMKKSVFEKEMLVKKLNKEKENLEAKLALARQEAEKESKTSSSRASEHNISELLTEVASLKDKSKSMENELKEMEGRYSELSLRFAEVEGERQQLVMTVRNLKNGKKN